The following proteins are encoded in a genomic region of Drosophila miranda strain MSH22 chromosome 4, D.miranda_PacBio2.1, whole genome shotgun sequence:
- the LOC108163312 gene encoding GATOR complex protein WDR24-like codes for MCRQRDHNWRSRHLTMKSLLRRIPMWEPHKFVANALMLLNDVGDVQTALTVIIAFGEARKLLPLEDTLVEHWFHTYVDQLQRYELWNEACEVINRSWLRSVQQLNQHSTAMHTNCGN; via the exons aTGTGCAGGCAGCGCGACCACAACTGGAGATCAAGGCATCTGACCATGAAAAGTCTCCT CCGCCGCATACCGATGTGGGAGCCGCACAAGTTTGTGGCCAATGCTCTCATGCTGCTAAATGACGTGGGCGATGTGCAAACTGCTTTGACTGTGATAATAGCTTTTGGGGAGGCCCGCAAGCTGCTTCCCCTTGAAGATACATTGGTT GAGCATTGGTTTCACACCTATGTCGATCAGCTGCAGCGCTACGAGCTGTGGAACGAGGCCTGCGAGGTGATCAACCGATCCTGGCTGCGTTCCGTGCAGCAACTGAATCAGCACTCCACAGCAATGCATACAAATTGCGGCAATTGA